GAAGTCCTGGATTTAAGAAGACGAAAAATTGAATTTCAGGAAAAGTCCATTTACGAATCAATGATCATTATCGAAAAAGGAGATGTAATGGCCTTTTTTAGTGATGGGGTGATTCATGCCGGGATTGGTAATTGTCTCAATTTTGGCTGGGAGTGGGAGGAAGCTGCAGATTATATTTTGGCCCGTACCTATGAAAACAAGCGGGCTAAAGAGATTTCCATGGCACTCATTGATACCTGTTTTCAGTTATATGGAGAAAAACCCGGAGATGATACGACGGTTGCTGTGATTAGAGCAGAGGAACACAAGTACCTTACTTTATTCACCGGTCCGCCCCTTGACCGGTCAAAAGATGCAGAGATAAAAAAAATGCTGGAATATGGAAGAGGTAAAAAAATTATCTGTGGCGGTACTGCCGGCAATATGATGGCCAGAGAATTTGGTGAAGAAATAAAGATCGATCTTTCAACCATGTCGGAAAAACTGCCTCCGGTTGGGAGGATGGAAAGCATTGATTTAGTGACAGAAGGTGTTCTGACTATTCAGGAAACGGTAAAATTGATTGAAAGCTATTTAAATAACCAGGTTAGCAGTGAAATTTTTAAAGAAAAAAATGCGGCATCGATTTTGGCGAATTACCTGATTAATGAATGTACAAACATCGATGTTATAATGGGGAACTCGATCAATCCTGCGCACCAGAACGCTGATTTCCCGGAAGAATTAAGTTGTAAATGGCGAATCACCCAAAAACTAATTGCTTTGCTGGAAGTTTTTAATAAGGGTATCAACATTATATATCTGTAAATAGATTTATAGTTAAGAACAGCTCAGTTTTGCTTTTAAAACAAAAGAACCGATAGTTGAAGTACAAAAAAGAAAAAGAACCACCAGCAAGAGGTGATTCCTTTTCTTCATAATATACTTTTGAGGAGAAAAGCTATATTCATTTTATACCCTGAATCTGAAGGATAAACACGAATAAAATAAATTAAGAAATATTTAATTATTATTGATATAGATTAATTAAATAAGAATTAAAATCAATAGCAATTATTTCGTTCCAAACAATCGGTCTCCAGCATCGCCAAGT
This genomic interval from Eubacteriaceae bacterium ES3 contains the following:
- a CDS encoding SpoIIE family protein phosphatase, giving the protein MPLFMDIATDSVNKVNEELCGDNVEIRINDESNIVVLSDGLGSGVKANILSTLTSTIAATMLEEKMSLQDVLETLEATLPECQVRRLAYSTFTIVQIFRNQMVYIVEFDNPPLVFIRDGEVLDLRRRKIEFQEKSIYESMIIIEKGDVMAFFSDGVIHAGIGNCLNFGWEWEEAADYILARTYENKRAKEISMALIDTCFQLYGEKPGDDTTVAVIRAEEHKYLTLFTGPPLDRSKDAEIKKMLEYGRGKKIICGGTAGNMMAREFGEEIKIDLSTMSEKLPPVGRMESIDLVTEGVLTIQETVKLIESYLNNQVSSEIFKEKNAASILANYLINECTNIDVIMGNSINPAHQNADFPEELSCKWRITQKLIALLEVFNKGINIIYL